A region of the Pseudomonas cannabina genome:
TCGTCCACAGGCAGCAATTTAAGCTCCTGCGCTAACATGAGGGGGCGCTTCTCGTCTTTTTCTGACTCACCGCGCTGTGTTTTTCCACCTATGGTTTTGCTGGTAGACTTCCATTTGGGTGACGTAAAACCCAACTCATTGGATATCTTTTCCGCGTGTTCCTGCTCGCTCAATGAGAAATTGATCTTGCATGAATGGTTGGCAATCAGCGTTTTCGTACCGTTCAGACCATAAATATCGTTCAGTTGCGACAAGTCCTGAAAGATGGTTAACAGTTGCAGTTTGTAGCCTGCGATGTAACCCGCCGCGTCCTTGACGTAGCTGATTCGGCCAATAGACGGGAACTCGTCCATCAGAAACAAGGCGTTCAGTTTGAGCGAAGGATCAAAGTCCGGGTTTTCACTCAGGTTGACTTTTAGCGCGCAGTTGAAGAACAGGTTAAGGATAACCGGAGCAATTTTTACATCCTCAGGCAAGACGCCTAAATACACCGTCATTTTTTCGCGGCGCAACTGTCTGAAGTCAAAATCGTTTTTGTCTGTCGCCTTTCTGACATTCGGCAAGGTAAAAAGACGTAGCTCTTTCTCAAATGTTCCCGTCACACTGCCTTTCACATCATCGCCCAGCAGAGAAAAGCTTTTTAGCTTGTCGTGTGCGCCCTGGACGACATGCACGATTGATTCAGGACAGGTCGTAGGAGAGGGTGCGTCCACAAGTGCTTCCGCCAAGGCCTCAACAATGTCATCCACGGTTACTTGATAGTAAACATCCAGTGCCGTCCCTATAGGGAAGGTCTGAAAAAGCCTTTTCTTCAAAAGTCGAAGCCAGTAAATACAGGCGCTCCAGCCCGGTTCCTCTCCAAAAAAATGGGCTTTTTCAGAGGATACATAGAGAACAGAGGCTTGATGTTAAAAGTCCGCAATTGACCCGGCTGGTAGGTCAAGAAATACCAAAGCGCCGAGACATAAGCCACGAACAGACTTTGAGCAGCGGTGTTGAAGTGCTTTTCAGCGCCCGTTGTACTGTCGGTGTTGTAGAAGATTTCGGCGATGCCGAGTAAATCCGACAGCCCCTTGCTGTGGCTCAGGTCTACGTACACCAACGGGTTCATGCCGTGCGACTTCTCATCAAACGGGTTAAACAGAAAAATCTTGTTTCCCAACACCTTTTGCCGATAGCGGCTGGTGATGTTGTAGCACTCCTGTTTTAAATCCAGGATGATTGCAGAACCCAACCACAGCATCAGGTTGGCGATCACCACGGCGGCCCCCTTGCCAGAGCGACTCCCTGCACCGAGGGATACAAAGTCAGGCTGGACATAACGCAGCAGCTTACCTTTGTACTTACCGATCACAATGCCCTTTCCGTTGTCATCCCCCCAGGTGACTGACTTTGACTGACGGATATCGCGCTCAGTGGCGAAGCGCGCATCACCGTGCAGCGTTTGCTTGGGTGTTCCGTTGAGCTTTATCAGCGCAAGCACAGGCAATGTCAAAGACGCCACAAAGCCGATGCCCAAGGCTGCGAATGCACTGACCCTGATTTTGGTGTTGGACGTGCTTGAAAATATGGCTTCCCACAGTTTTCCATATTGCCACAGCGAAACGATTTTCAGCGGCGGCACACCGTTTAGCCAATAGACCACAACGCTCGCAATCAAGGTGCTAAGGCCCAGGCACACCAGCAAAAGGAAAAAGGTCTGCGTTTTATTAAAGCGTTTCATGGCGATCTACCCTCAAGCCAGGACTGAACTTGACCAATGCGTCGAGGCGTAAAGCAACTGCCGCCGCCATGGCTAGCGCCTCAGACATATCGGGTACCCGGGGGGTGATGTCGTTCAATTCATAAGGTTGACCCGCCATGAAGGTAAGTGAAAAACTTCCCTCTGCGCCGTCCAAATCAAAGGCCAGATACTCGTCTCCCTTGAACTGGGCAGCCTGCGGCTGCAAATTGTGGGATTTTGAAATCGGTTATCATAGCCGAAATCGAGTCGATCCCTCCTCAGCACAGGCTTACACATGGCGTCAGAGACCAAAAAACGTAAACGGGCGAGCCGGGCAAAAGCCAAGGCAAAGCAGACCCGTCTCCAACGCGCCGGGCATACCACCTTCGTTCCCGATACCGACTTTTTCTTCGATATCGATCCTTTGGGTGATGTCGATCTTTGTAGTTGCTGCCAGACAACGTATCTGAACGACATGTTTCCCGACGCTTCTTGCGTAAGCGTTTCGATGAGAGAAGGGCCAGGCGGATTCGCCATCACCGCCGTCATTCACCACGATGAGGAGCCGCCCTGCTGACGTGGCCTCTGCACCGCCTGCTTACAAACCTCGACCGCTCAAAAACCTCTTCACGGCCAACGGCTGCTGGGCAGATTTGCTGGAGGCCGGCGGTCTGCGCCAAATCGAAGTGGAGTCGATCAGCAAAATGCTCGCCTGCGGCACCTCGATACTGGGCGTCAAACACTACACCTGCGGCAACGACAGCTGCCCGCACGTCAAATACCTGTGCAACACCTGCCATTGCCGGGCCTGTCCTTCCTGCGGCAAAAAGGCCACCGACCAGTGGATCGCCGTGCAAAACAACCGTCTGCCCGACTGCCCCTGGCAGCATCTGGTGTTCACGCTGCCCGACACGCTGTGGTCCCTGTTCTTCTACAACCGCTGGCTGCTTGATGCGCTGTTTCGTCTGGCGGCCGATAACCTGATCTACACCGCCAAGCGGCGCGGTTTGCGCGTCGGGATTTTCGGGGCGCTGCACACCTATGGACGGCGGCTCAACTGGCATCCCCACGTCCACCTGTCGGTGACCGCGGGCGGCCTGGATGAGCAGGGCGTCTGGAAAAATCTGTCGTTCCACAAAGAGGCCCTGCGGCGGCGCTGGATGTGGCTGGTGCGCGATTACCTGCTGGGACAGCCGCTTTCGCAACTGACGATGCCGCCGCCGCTGGCCCACATCCACTGTGAAAACGACTGGCACCGTCTGATACTGACCGCTGGCGGCCAGCACTGGCACATCCACTTGTCGAAGAAGACGGAAAACGGCCGAAAGACCGTCAATTACCTGGGCCGCTACCTGAAAAAACCGCCGATCTCGGGCAGTCGTCTGGCGCATTACACCAACGGGGCCACGTTGAGCTTCACCTACCTGGATCACCGCACACAGACCTATCAGCAGGAAACGCTGAGCCAGGCCGACATGCTGCGCCGGGTGGTGCAGCACATCCCGGAAAAGCATTTCCGGATGATCCGGTATTTTGGTTTTCTGGCCAATCGGGTGTGTGGGAAATACCTGCCGAAGGTGTATGAAGCATTGAAGATGGCGACGCCAGGACCGACACCGAAGCTGTATTTTGTGCAGATGGCCAAAGCCTTTCTAAACGTCGATCCGTTCCGTTGCGTGCTGTGTGGCGCGCGGATGGTATACACGGCGGCAATCAGCGGGCTGACGGTACAGGGACTGGTCCTCAACGCTCAGGCGATCGCGCAGATGAGGTACGTGAAGCCCTGACAGGGGGAAGGTGCGTCCGCACCTAGGCTTCGCGGTGAAATAACCTGCATTAACGCTGATTTATAGGGATTTTCACTGCATAAGTAACGCATCAGCGTCTTCCTACACATCGCTATGAAGGCATGACGCCTCCTTCCAAGCGTCAGCTTGATGCATAGGCATTTTGAAATTCCTATGCATCAAGGCCTCCAGAGCATCGCCGAGGCGAAAAATCGAATAAATCAGCGGCTCCCTTGCGAAATACGGCGTTATTCATGCGTAGGAATTTTTAGGTTCCTACACATGAATCTTTACGGTTTTATACTCCTTGCCGTTTGATAAGTTCAAATCCCTGCGCATAAACAAGGTTGAACGTGTCTAACGCATGCATTATTTCTTCGTCAGGCAGGCTGGCGGGAACTGTCAATACCGGTTCGCCACCGGCACCTCGCGCTGTAGCCGTATGGGGATTCGACTTCCGATCAATCCGAATATCATTGGGGTTTACGAGGTAAAAAAAGTTGGTCATGTGCTTCTTCCGTGATTGCTGATAGAGTTTGGAAACTGAGCAGTTGACGCTGAGAGGAAGGTGATATCTATTCAAATTCCGCACCGAAGATCCAGAAGCTTTTAAGCATAAGCCTGTTTGTTTCAGTTTCGCGGACTGTTACCTCTGGCGTTTCCGAACGCACGTGCTGAGGGGGCGGCACGTATTCCTGTTTGCAGCAAGATATCTGACACGGTGCTCATCTTGTCCAATACGGTAGCGATGGTTGTGATGCTCCGGTGGCGCAATGCTTTCAGACTCAATGGGAAAAGCCGTATCGAAGTGAGGAAGCTCCTCAGTCAAACTTTGCGCTTCTTGGAGTATCCTGTAGGCATCCAGATTGCTGCTCCAATTATTAATTCTTACCATTGAACTTCTCCTTGAATAAAAAGTCATAGTGACCCGCTAGGGTCAAATCATTGCATTCCATTGAGGATCACAAAGCGCTGTAACTGAATTACGCTCTTCTGTAATCCCACCATCTACAAATCGTCTCTTTTTCGCAATTTTTCCGTAACACAGGCCTTGTGTTAGCTTAGCCAGCGATTTGGTTCCATCAGCAATAGGTCCAGAGGGTCTTTATTGATCTGCATCAAAAAAACATGAAGTTTTAGGCTCGAGACAAGAAGCATGGGTAAAGCCAGCGCCGGAACCGCTGAAAATCAGCAGCGTGAACTGGGCAGCCTGCGGCTGCAAATTGTGGGATTTTGAAATCGGTTATCATAGCCGAAATCGAGTCGATCCCTCCTCAGCACAGGCTTACACATGGCGTCAGAGACCAAAAAACGTAAACGGGCGAGCCGGGCAAAAGCCAAGGCAAAGCAGACCCGTCTCCAACGCGCCGGGCATACCACCTTCGTTCCCGATACCGACTTTTTCTTCGATATCGATCCTTTGGGTGATGTCGATCTTTGTAGTTGCTGCCAGACAACGTATCTGAACGACATGTTTCCCGACGCTTCTTGCGTAAGCGTTTCGATGAGAGAAGGGCCAGGCGGATTCGTCATCACCGCCGTCATTCACCACGATGAGGAGCCGCCCTGCTGACGTGGCCTCTGCACCGCCTGCTTACAAACCTCGACCGCTCAAAAACCTCTTCACGGCCAACGGCTGCTGGGCAGATTTGCTGGAGGCCGGCGGTCTGCGCCAAATCGAAGTGGAGTCGATCAGCAAAATGCTCGCCTGCGGCACCTCGATACTGGGCGTCAAACACTACACCTGCGGCAACGACAGCTGCCCGCACGTCAAATACCTGTGCAACACCTGCCATTGCCGGGCCTGTCCTTCCTGCGGCAAAAAGGCCACCGACCAGTGGATCGCCGTGCAAAACAACCGTCTGCCCGACTGCCCCTGGCAGCATCTGGTGTTCACGCTGCCCGACACGCTGTGGTCCCTGTTCTTCTACAACCGCTGGCTGCTTGATGCGCTGTTTCGTCTGGCGGCCGATAACCTGATCTACACCGCCAAGCGGCGCGGTTTGCGCGTCGGGATTTTCGGGGCGCTGCACACCTATGGACGGCGGCTCAACTGGCATCCCCACGTCCACCTGTCGGTGACCGCGGGCGGCCTGGATGAGCAGGGCGTCTGGAAAAATCTGTCGTTCCACAAAGAGGCCCTGCGGCGGCGCTGGATGTGGTTGGTGCGCGATTACCTGCTGGGACAGCCGCTTTCGCAATTGACGATGCCGCCGCAGCTGGCCCACATCCACTGTGAAAGCGACTGGCACCGTCTGATACTGACCGCTGGCGGCCAGCACTGGCACATCCACTTGTCGAAGAAGACGGAAAACGGGCGAAAGACCGTCAATTACCTGGGCCGCTACCTGAAAAAACCGCCCATCTCGGGCAGTCGTCTGGCGCATTACACCTCCGGAGCCACGTTGAGCTTTACCTACCTGGATCACCGCACGCAGACCTATCAGCAGGAAACGCTGAGCCAGGCCGACATGCTGCGCCGGGTGGTGCAGCACATCCCGGAAAAGCATTTCCGGATGATCCGGTATTTTGGTTTTCTGGCCAATCGGGTGTGTGGGAAATACCTGCCGAAGGTGTATGAAGCATTGAAGATGGCGACGCCAGGACCGACACCGAAGCTGTATTTTGTGCAGATGGCCAAAGCCTTTCTAAACGTCGATCCGTTCCGTTGCGTGCTGTGTGGCGCGCGGATGGTATACACGGCGGCAATCAGCGGGCTGACGGTACAGGGACTGGTCCTCAACGCTCAGGCGATCGCGCAGATGAGGTACGTGAAGCCCTGACAGGGGGAAGGTGCGTCCGCACCTAGGCTTCGCGGTGAAATAACCTGCATTAACGCTGATTTATAGGGATTTTCACTGCATAAGTAACGCATCAGCGTCTTCCTACACATCGCTATGAAGGCATGACGCCTCCTTCCAAGCGTCAGCTTGATGCATAGGCATTTTGAAATTCCTATGCATGAACGACATGTTTCCCGACGCTTCTTGCGTAAGCGTTTCGATGAGAGAAGGGCCAGGCGGATTCGCCATCACCGCCGTCATTCACCACGATGAGGAGCCGCCCTGCTGACGTGGCCTCTGCACCGCCTGCTTACAAACCTCGACCGCTCAAAAACCTCTTCACGGCCAACGGCTGCTGGGCAGATTTGCTGGAGGCCGGCGGTCTGCGCCAAATCGAAGTGGAGTCGATCAGCAAAATGCTCGCCTGCGGCACCTCGATACTGGGCGTCAAACACTACACCTGCGCCAATGAGCATTGCCCACACGTCAAATACCTGTGCAACACCTGCCATTGCCGGGCCTGTCCTTCCTGCGGCAAAAAGGCCACCGACCAGTGGATCGCCGTGCAAAACAACCGTCTGCCCGACTGCCCCTGGCAGCATCTGGTGTTCACGCTGCCCGACACGCTGTGGTCCCTGTTCTTCTACAACCGCTGGCTGCTCGATGCGCTGTTTCGTCTGGCGGCCGATAACCTGATCTACACCGCCAGGCGGCGCGGTTTGCGCGTCGGGATTTTCGGGGGGCTGCACACCTATGGCCGGCGGCTCAACTGGCATCCCCACGTCCACCTGTCGGTGACCGCGGGCGGCCTGGATGAGCAGGGCGTCTGGAAAAATCTGTCGTTCCACAAAGAGGCCCTGCGGCGGCGCTGGATGTGGTTGGTGCGCGATTACCTGCTGGGACAGCCGCTTTCGCAATTGACGATGCCGCCGCAGCTGGCCCACATCCACTGTGAAAGCGACTGGCACCGTCTGATACTGACCGCTGGCGGCCAGCACTGGCACATCCACTTGTCGAAGAAGACGGAAAACGGCCGAAAGACCGTCAATTACCTGGGCCGCTACCTGAAAAAACCGCCCATCTCGGGCAGTCGTCTGGCGCATTACACCTCCGGAGCCACGTTGAGCTTTACCTACCTGGATCACCGCACGCAGACCTATCAGCAGGAAACGCTGAGCCAGGCCGACATGCTGCGCCGGGTGGTGCAGCACATCCCGGAAAAGCATTTCCGGATGATCCGGTATTTTGGTTTTCTGGCCAATCGGGTGTGTGGGAAATACCTGCCGAAGGTGTATGAAGCATTGAAGATGGCGACGCCAGGACCGACACCGAAGCTGTATTTTGTGCAGATGGCCAAAGCCTTTCTAAACGTCGATCCGTTCCGTTGCGTGCTGTGTGGCGCGCGGATGGTATACACGGCGGCAATCAGCGGGCTGACGGTGCAGGGACTGGTCCTCAACGCTCAGGCGATCGCGCAGATGAGGTACGTGAAGCCCTGACAGGGGGAAGGTGCGTCCGCACCTAGGCTTCGCGGTGAAATAACCTGCATTAACGCTTTCTGATAGGGATTTTCACTGCATATGTAACGCCTCAGCGTCTTACTACGCATCGCTATGAAGGCATGACGCCTCCGTCATAGCGTCAGCCTGATGCATAGGCATTTTGAAATTCCTATGTGTAGCGGCCTGCAATCGAAATGGCCCGGACCTGCAATCATCGCGTTTTTCGACCAGGATTGATTGCATCTATCCGAGCCAGCAAACCGGGATTATTTGCGAATGAACCTGCGTTCATCTGGTTCGACCTGCAATCGATTGTCATGAACCGGAATTATTTGCGAGTGATCGCTCGCCGCTTATGTCTCATTTGAGCACACCCTTGTGAGACGTATGGCCGAGACGCTTTTTGCGTCTCAATAGGGCGGTTTTTAATTTTTGATACAGTACGTTCACAAATTCTAGAGTCTAAAGAGACAAACTTGACGATGGCACCTTACGGAGGTAAGAGGTTGGAGCTTCCAACAGCAGCGCTACCGGGCTACCGGACTGAATCGTGTGATCGCAGTACAGGGTGCGGAGCAATGAAACAGAAAGTGCACTAAGCCGAGTGCATCCGCGTAAACCCCGCTAAAATCATCGGTTTTCAGTCGCATTTAATCCTGGTCGGCCGCTCTCGATTGCAGGTCGAAGTGGGTGGATGCAGGTTCGTTTGCAGTCAATGCTGGTTCGCGGTGCCGGATAGACGCAATTAATCCCGGTCGAAAAACGCGATGATTGCAGGTCCGGGCCATTTCGATTGCAGGTCGTTACAGGTAGGTGATCGCTGCAAGGGACAAGCGGCCACCGTGCGTGATTGTGCCGTCAAGGAAAAAGAAACCACACCTCCGCTGCCGTTTAACTTGATTAAGCTGCAACAGCACATGAACAAGCGATTTGGCCTGACCGCTGCTCAAACGCTTGAGATCACGCAAGCGCTGCGCGAAAAGTACAAGGCGATCACCTACAACCGTTCCGATTGCAATTATCTGTCTGACGAGCAGTTTGCCGACGCGCCTAACATCCTTGCTGCGCTCAAAGAAAAGCC
Encoded here:
- a CDS encoding type IV secretory system conjugative DNA transfer family protein — protein: MKKRLFQTFPIGTALDVYYQVTVDDIVEALAEALVDAPSPTTCPESIVHVVQGAHDKLKSFSLLGDDVKGSVTGTFEKELRLFTLPNVRKATDKNDFDFRQLRREKMTVYLGVLPEDVKIAPVILNLFFNCALKVNLSENPDFDPSLKLNALFLMDEFPSIGRISYVKDAAGYIAGYKLQLLTIFQDLSQLNDIYGLNGTKTLIANHSCKINFSLSEQEHAEKISNELGFTSPKWKSTSKTIGGKTQRGESEKDEKRPLMLAQELKLLPVDDEVILLKGEHPIYCKKAYYFNDDFFMDKLIALSPTLQAVKATLGQGEFPTKDDLALTLSRHELEAHVNF
- a CDS encoding type IV secretory system conjugative DNA transfer family protein, producing MKRFNKTQTFFLLLVCLGLSTLIASVVVYWLNGVPPLKIVSLWQYGKLWEAIFSSTSNTKIRVSAFAALGIGFVASLTLPVLALIKLNGTPKQTLHGDARFATERDIRQSKSVTWGDDNGKGIVIGKYKGKLLRYVQPDFVSLGAGSRSGKGAAVVIANLMLWLGSAIILDLKQECYNITSRYRQKVLGNKIFLFNPFDEKSHGMNPLVYVDLSHSKGLSDLLGIAEIFYNTDSTTGAEKHFNTAAQSLFVAYVSALWYFLTYQPGQLRTFNIKPLFSMYPLKKPIFLERNRAGAPVFTGFDF
- a CDS encoding IS91 family transposase, whose protein sequence is MRSRPADVASAPPAYKPRPLKNLFTANGCWADLLEAGGLRQIEVESISKMLACGTSILGVKHYTCGNDSCPHVKYLCNTCHCRACPSCGKKATDQWIAVQNNRLPDCPWQHLVFTLPDTLWSLFFYNRWLLDALFRLAADNLIYTAKRRGLRVGIFGALHTYGRRLNWHPHVHLSVTAGGLDEQGVWKNLSFHKEALRRRWMWLVRDYLLGQPLSQLTMPPPLAHIHCENDWHRLILTAGGQHWHIHLSKKTENGRKTVNYLGRYLKKPPISGSRLAHYTNGATLSFTYLDHRTQTYQQETLSQADMLRRVVQHIPEKHFRMIRYFGFLANRVCGKYLPKVYEALKMATPGPTPKLYFVQMAKAFLNVDPFRCVLCGARMVYTAAISGLTVQGLVLNAQAIAQMRYVKP
- a CDS encoding IS91 family transposase, yielding MRSRPADVASAPPAYKPRPLKNLFTANGCWADLLEAGGLRQIEVESISKMLACGTSILGVKHYTCGNDSCPHVKYLCNTCHCRACPSCGKKATDQWIAVQNNRLPDCPWQHLVFTLPDTLWSLFFYNRWLLDALFRLAADNLIYTAKRRGLRVGIFGALHTYGRRLNWHPHVHLSVTAGGLDEQGVWKNLSFHKEALRRRWMWLVRDYLLGQPLSQLTMPPQLAHIHCESDWHRLILTAGGQHWHIHLSKKTENGRKTVNYLGRYLKKPPISGSRLAHYTSGATLSFTYLDHRTQTYQQETLSQADMLRRVVQHIPEKHFRMIRYFGFLANRVCGKYLPKVYEALKMATPGPTPKLYFVQMAKAFLNVDPFRCVLCGARMVYTAAISGLTVQGLVLNAQAIAQMRYVKP
- a CDS encoding IS91 family transposase — its product is MRSRPADVASAPPAYKPRPLKNLFTANGCWADLLEAGGLRQIEVESISKMLACGTSILGVKHYTCANEHCPHVKYLCNTCHCRACPSCGKKATDQWIAVQNNRLPDCPWQHLVFTLPDTLWSLFFYNRWLLDALFRLAADNLIYTARRRGLRVGIFGGLHTYGRRLNWHPHVHLSVTAGGLDEQGVWKNLSFHKEALRRRWMWLVRDYLLGQPLSQLTMPPQLAHIHCESDWHRLILTAGGQHWHIHLSKKTENGRKTVNYLGRYLKKPPISGSRLAHYTSGATLSFTYLDHRTQTYQQETLSQADMLRRVVQHIPEKHFRMIRYFGFLANRVCGKYLPKVYEALKMATPGPTPKLYFVQMAKAFLNVDPFRCVLCGARMVYTAAISGLTVQGLVLNAQAIAQMRYVKP